From the genome of Methylocystis bryophila, one region includes:
- the dapA gene encoding 4-hydroxy-tetrahydrodipicolinate synthase, whose product MLASLFKRRQHPSLFGLPGADEEAEPQPPTRLARIVARDRIWLTAAPTPFAEDDIAEDAFARYVAWQIDEGCGGLVVGGAMGEGATLSRRERLRLIEIAAETASRRAVVIVATGTNCTRESIERTEAAQMAGASAALLATPYYNKPGQRGLLSHFQEIARAVDLPLIIEIDPARTAVDIGPETLTQLAEIPNIVAIAHADGGLASLRKRGPSAQPNSAHLCGSDDACAQFCLAGGSGWISSTANIVPALWSALQRAVDAKQWDRAMLIEMALQPLTFALQRESGAAPLKYALSLLHPWFSPQVRLPLTPVAAETAREIRACFARF is encoded by the coding sequence ATGCTCGCCTCCCTATTTAAACGGCGTCAGCACCCTTCGCTTTTTGGTTTGCCGGGCGCCGATGAAGAAGCCGAGCCGCAGCCCCCAACGCGGCTTGCGCGCATCGTGGCGCGCGATCGCATCTGGCTGACCGCGGCGCCAACGCCCTTCGCGGAGGACGACATCGCCGAAGACGCGTTCGCGCGATACGTCGCCTGGCAGATCGACGAGGGTTGCGGCGGCCTCGTCGTCGGCGGCGCGATGGGCGAGGGCGCGACGCTCTCGCGGCGCGAGCGTCTCCGTCTGATCGAGATCGCAGCCGAGACCGCATCGCGCCGCGCCGTCGTCATCGTAGCCACGGGGACCAATTGCACGCGCGAAAGCATCGAGCGGACTGAAGCGGCGCAGATGGCCGGCGCCTCCGCCGCTCTGTTGGCCACGCCCTATTACAACAAGCCCGGTCAGCGCGGCCTGTTATCCCATTTTCAGGAAATCGCGCGCGCGGTCGATCTTCCGCTCATCATCGAGATCGATCCGGCGAGAACAGCGGTCGACATTGGACCCGAGACGCTTACGCAGCTCGCCGAGATTCCAAACATCGTCGCCATCGCTCACGCCGACGGAGGACTGGCCTCTCTAAGAAAGCGAGGGCCCTCGGCTCAGCCGAACTCTGCGCATCTTTGCGGAAGCGACGACGCCTGCGCGCAATTTTGCCTGGCCGGGGGCTCGGGCTGGATTTCGAGCACGGCCAATATCGTTCCCGCATTGTGGTCCGCGCTCCAGCGGGCCGTTGACGCGAAGCAATGGGACCGCGCCATGCTGATCGAAATGGCTTTGCAGCCGCTGACCTTCGCGCTGCAAAGGGAATCGGGCGCTGCTCCGCTAAAATACGCCTTGTCCTTGCTGCATCCGTGGTTCAGCCCGCAAGTGCGCTTGCCGCTCACCCCCGTCGCAGCCGAGACGGCCCGCGAGATCAGAGCCTGCTTCGCCCGGTTTTGA
- the uvrC gene encoding excinuclease ABC subunit UvrC — translation MIPSKRPVDAPPEEDLVEEEPELPDEESAADLPDAPESLKRGVEVIRAQWKNAPNGPGVYRMIAENGEVLYVGKAKNVRKRVASYTRLAGHVNRIARMIAATASMVFISVETETDALLLEANLIKQLKPRFNVLMRDDKSFPYILIARDHAAAQIGKHRGARSRKGDYFGPFASVWAVNRALNALQRAFLLRSCADSFYENRTRPCLLYQIKRCSGPCTGEISLEDYDMLVEEAKDFLTGKSRAVREQLAQEMTEAAEALEFERAARLRDRISALSAIQGAQGINPRSVEEADVFAIAKDAGRFCIEAFFFRAYQNWGNRAYFPRADKTLSEEEVLSSFLAQFYGEHPSAPLVLLSHKIEDREVLEDALYVRMKKRVEVATPQRGEKRELVEHALNNARQTLSRKLAEDSSQEKLLAALGEVFGLAAPARRVEVYDNSHTGGSQAIGAMIVAGPAGFMKAHYRTYNIAPGEIAPGDDYAMMRQVLTRRFARLSKETDSASDPEAFPAKPDLVLIDGGRGQFDAAREALAQSGVTGVAIASIAKGADRNAGRETFFVEGREPFRLPPHDPALYFVQRLRDEAHRFAIGTHRARRKKAFTANPLDEIAGVGPARKRALLLAFGSAKAIAGAALSDLEKTPGVNKTTARLVYEHFQRGE, via the coding sequence ATGATCCCCTCAAAACGCCCCGTCGACGCGCCGCCCGAGGAAGACCTTGTCGAAGAGGAGCCCGAGCTTCCCGACGAGGAGAGCGCCGCCGATCTTCCCGATGCGCCCGAGAGCCTGAAACGCGGCGTCGAGGTCATCAGGGCGCAGTGGAAAAATGCGCCGAACGGCCCGGGCGTCTATCGCATGATCGCCGAGAACGGCGAGGTGCTTTACGTCGGCAAGGCGAAGAACGTCAGGAAGCGCGTCGCGAGCTACACGCGCCTCGCCGGCCATGTGAACCGCATTGCGCGCATGATCGCCGCAACGGCGTCGATGGTGTTCATCTCGGTCGAAACCGAGACCGACGCGCTGCTGCTCGAAGCCAATCTGATCAAGCAGTTGAAGCCGCGCTTCAACGTGCTGATGCGCGACGACAAGTCGTTCCCCTATATTCTGATCGCGCGCGACCACGCGGCCGCGCAGATCGGCAAGCATCGCGGCGCGCGCTCGCGCAAGGGGGATTATTTCGGCCCTTTCGCCAGCGTCTGGGCGGTCAATCGCGCGCTGAACGCATTGCAGCGCGCCTTTCTCTTGCGTTCCTGCGCGGACTCTTTCTACGAGAACCGCACGCGCCCTTGCCTGCTCTATCAGATCAAGCGCTGCTCGGGCCCCTGCACCGGCGAAATCTCGCTCGAGGACTATGACATGCTGGTTGAGGAAGCCAAAGACTTCCTGACCGGCAAGAGCCGCGCCGTGCGCGAGCAGCTCGCGCAGGAAATGACGGAGGCGGCTGAAGCCTTGGAGTTCGAGCGCGCCGCGCGGCTCAGAGACCGCATCTCGGCGCTCTCGGCGATCCAGGGAGCCCAGGGGATCAATCCGCGCAGCGTCGAGGAGGCGGACGTCTTCGCGATCGCCAAGGACGCCGGGCGTTTCTGCATCGAGGCCTTCTTCTTCCGCGCCTATCAGAACTGGGGCAATCGCGCCTATTTTCCGCGCGCCGACAAGACGCTCTCCGAAGAGGAAGTGCTGTCGTCCTTTCTTGCGCAGTTCTACGGCGAGCATCCTTCGGCGCCGCTCGTTCTGCTCTCTCACAAGATCGAGGACCGCGAGGTCCTCGAGGATGCGCTCTATGTGCGCATGAAAAAGCGGGTGGAGGTCGCGACGCCGCAGCGCGGCGAGAAGCGCGAGCTCGTGGAGCACGCCCTGAACAACGCGCGCCAGACTCTCTCGAGAAAGCTCGCCGAGGACTCGAGCCAGGAGAAATTGCTCGCGGCGCTCGGCGAGGTCTTCGGCCTTGCGGCCCCGGCGCGGCGCGTCGAGGTCTATGACAACTCCCATACGGGCGGGAGCCAGGCGATCGGCGCAATGATCGTCGCGGGACCCGCCGGATTCATGAAGGCGCATTATCGCACATACAATATCGCTCCGGGCGAGATCGCGCCCGGCGACGATTACGCGATGATGCGGCAAGTGCTGACGCGGCGTTTCGCGCGCCTCTCCAAGGAGACCGACTCGGCGAGCGATCCGGAGGCGTTTCCGGCCAAGCCCGATCTCGTTCTCATCGACGGCGGGCGGGGGCAATTCGACGCGGCGCGAGAAGCGCTTGCGCAGTCGGGGGTGACCGGCGTCGCGATCGCGTCGATCGCCAAGGGCGCCGACCGCAACGCCGGTCGCGAGACCTTCTTCGTCGAGGGGCGCGAACCCTTCCGCCTGCCGCCGCACGATCCGGCGCTCTACTTCGTGCAACGCCTGCGCGACGAGGCGCATCGCTTTGCGATCGGAACGCATCGCGCCCGCCGCAAAAAGGCCTTTACGGCCAATCCGCTCGACGAGATCGCGGGCGTTGGCCCCGCGCGAAAGCGCGCGCTGCTTCTGGCTTTCGGCTCCGCCAAGGCCATTGCGGGGGCGGCGCTCTCCGATTTGGAGAAGACGCCCGGCGTCAATAAGACGACAGCGCGGCTCGTGTATGAGCATTTTCAACGCGGGGAATGA
- a CDS encoding FAD-dependent monooxygenase codes for MTEPASEAKIVKTQILVAGAGSTGIAAAMAFARAGHKVALVGRFPPSLPGRTVALFEASTRFLDALGVLQRVKEKAAPIAAIRMVDDTTQLLPTPDLVLQAREIGLPALGVNISNDELVEILIAAARERADFEIIEADIANFAFDGDSAVALLADGRRVEADFVVAADGRASRARAVAGIDTQEWTYPQVALTALLTHERPHDGVSVEFHTRSGPFTLVPLQGREGAPNRSSLVWLMSVADASRRLAKPGKELQFELEDRSHGRYGAMAIEGGIGQFRMGGMRVSAYAKDRVALVGETCHVFPPIGAQGLNLSLRDVADLEECLASVDFANRRELGHALARYDRHRRADIGFRTLGVDLLNRSLIIPYLPVDLLRGAGFVAVSAFAPLRRALIREGVAPHLLLPRLMQEKTSRPRARRAG; via the coding sequence ATGACCGAGCCCGCCTCCGAGGCCAAGATTGTCAAGACCCAAATCCTAGTCGCAGGCGCCGGGTCCACCGGCATCGCGGCGGCAATGGCCTTTGCGCGCGCTGGACACAAGGTGGCGCTGGTTGGGCGCTTTCCGCCCTCCCTGCCGGGACGCACCGTGGCGCTGTTCGAAGCCTCGACGCGCTTTCTCGACGCGCTGGGCGTGCTGCAGCGCGTCAAGGAGAAAGCCGCGCCGATCGCGGCGATCCGCATGGTCGACGACACGACCCAATTGCTGCCGACGCCCGATCTGGTGCTCCAGGCGCGCGAGATCGGCCTTCCGGCGCTGGGCGTCAATATTTCGAATGACGAGCTCGTCGAGATTCTGATCGCCGCCGCGCGCGAACGCGCCGACTTCGAAATCATCGAAGCCGACATCGCCAACTTCGCCTTCGACGGCGACAGCGCCGTCGCCTTGCTCGCGGACGGGCGGCGGGTGGAGGCCGACTTCGTCGTCGCCGCGGACGGACGCGCGAGCCGCGCCCGCGCCGTCGCCGGAATCGACACGCAGGAATGGACCTATCCGCAGGTCGCGCTGACGGCGCTGCTAACGCATGAGCGGCCTCATGACGGGGTCTCGGTTGAATTTCACACGCGCTCCGGACCCTTCACGCTCGTGCCGCTGCAGGGCCGCGAAGGCGCGCCGAACCGCTCGAGCCTCGTTTGGCTCATGAGCGTCGCCGATGCGAGCCGAAGGCTGGCGAAGCCCGGCAAGGAGCTGCAGTTCGAGCTCGAGGACCGCTCGCATGGGCGTTACGGCGCGATGGCCATCGAAGGCGGAATCGGGCAGTTCAGAATGGGCGGCATGCGTGTTTCCGCCTACGCCAAGGACCGCGTGGCGCTCGTTGGCGAAACCTGCCACGTGTTTCCGCCGATCGGCGCGCAGGGGCTGAACTTGAGCTTGCGCGACGTCGCCGATCTCGAGGAATGCCTGGCGAGCGTCGATTTCGCCAACCGGCGCGAGCTCGGCCATGCGCTGGCGCGCTACGACCGGCACCGGCGCGCCGACATCGGCTTCCGCACGCTCGGCGTGGATCTTCTCAACCGCTCGCTGATTATCCCCTATTTGCCCGTCGATCTCCTGCGCGGCGCGGGATTCGTCGCCGTGAGCGCCTTCGCGCCTTTGCGCCGTGCGCTGATCCGCGAGGGCGTCGCGCCGCACCTCCTCCTGCCACGCCTCATGCAGGAGAAGACGTCGCGTCCCCGCGCGCGGCGGGCCGGCTAG
- a CDS encoding quinone oxidoreductase family protein — MTTVKAIRVHAPGAPDALRYEDVELPPPGPGEAQIRHHAIGVNYIDVYRRSGLYPAPSPFIPGHEGAGEVIAVGEGVEHVKTGDRVAYVDGALGGYAEARNIAAAALVRLPKFLSYEQGAAMMLKGLTAEYLLRRTFKIKKGHRVLVQAGAGGVGQLLCQWASALGAKVIATVGSAEKAAIARRAGADHTILYRDEDFVAKTREFTKGKLCDVVYDGVGRATFPASLDCLKPFGMFVSYGSASGPIAAFDIGLLSQKGSLYATRPSLFSHIADVETYRDMTGEVVDALKRGDISLDAISARPLADAAKVHCDLEARKTTGSIVLTP; from the coding sequence ATGACGACCGTCAAGGCCATTCGCGTGCACGCCCCCGGGGCGCCGGACGCGCTACGCTATGAGGATGTCGAGCTGCCGCCGCCCGGGCCGGGCGAGGCGCAGATCCGCCATCACGCGATCGGCGTCAATTACATCGACGTCTATCGGCGTTCCGGGCTCTATCCCGCGCCGTCGCCTTTCATCCCGGGCCATGAGGGCGCCGGCGAGGTGATCGCCGTCGGCGAGGGCGTCGAGCATGTCAAGACGGGCGACCGCGTCGCCTATGTCGACGGGGCGCTCGGCGGTTATGCCGAGGCGCGCAACATCGCCGCCGCCGCGCTCGTCCGCTTGCCGAAATTCCTGTCCTATGAGCAGGGCGCGGCGATGATGCTGAAGGGACTGACCGCGGAATATCTTCTGCGCCGCACTTTTAAGATCAAGAAGGGCCATCGCGTTCTCGTTCAAGCGGGGGCAGGGGGCGTCGGGCAATTGCTTTGCCAATGGGCTTCCGCGCTGGGCGCGAAAGTCATCGCCACCGTCGGCAGCGCCGAGAAGGCCGCGATCGCTCGAAGGGCCGGCGCCGATCACACGATCCTCTACCGCGACGAGGATTTCGTCGCGAAAACACGCGAATTCACCAAGGGGAAGCTTTGCGACGTCGTTTATGACGGCGTCGGGCGGGCGACCTTTCCCGCTTCGCTCGACTGTCTGAAGCCCTTCGGCATGTTCGTCAGCTATGGCTCGGCCTCGGGTCCGATCGCCGCTTTCGACATCGGGCTCCTCTCGCAGAAGGGCTCGCTCTACGCGACGCGGCCTTCGCTTTTCAGCCATATCGCGGATGTCGAGACCTACCGCGACATGACCGGGGAGGTGGTCGACGCGCTCAAGCGCGGCGACATCTCGCTCGACGCGATCAGCGCGCGCCCCTTGGCGGATGCCGCAAAGGTCCATTGCGACCTCGAAGCGCGAAAAACGACCGGATCGATCGTGCTCACGCCCTGA
- a CDS encoding energy transducer TonB: MWRAVKPGMAASLAIHLAALLIAAWALAPVFDEAELLIVEYSGAEASEQSEAKLKEQTGGLPGSRADNLQPRPMTQAVEDLPSDTAMLNAKFLPATEQRAATPAKDAPASPGALEVAGTDQRQEARRIRPRPESRPDPLREYARLLTKKVMSRLVYPEAGRRAGLRGDAAVMFTILPDGALRLGSLRIVSSSGEAKLDESALQTIRASAPFDPPQREITLKITVKYGP, encoded by the coding sequence GTGTGGCGAGCAGTCAAGCCCGGAATGGCGGCGTCGCTCGCGATCCATTTGGCGGCGCTGCTGATTGCGGCCTGGGCGCTAGCGCCGGTGTTCGACGAGGCCGAACTGCTGATCGTCGAATATTCGGGCGCCGAAGCCAGTGAGCAGTCCGAAGCGAAGTTGAAGGAACAGACCGGCGGTTTGCCTGGCTCGAGAGCCGACAACCTTCAACCGCGCCCCATGACACAAGCGGTCGAAGACCTTCCATCCGACACGGCGATGCTCAATGCGAAGTTCCTGCCCGCCACGGAGCAACGCGCGGCGACGCCCGCAAAAGACGCGCCGGCTTCGCCGGGGGCGCTGGAGGTCGCGGGGACGGATCAGCGGCAGGAGGCGCGCAGGATCCGGCCGCGCCCCGAAAGTCGGCCCGACCCCCTGCGCGAATACGCAAGACTGCTGACAAAGAAGGTGATGAGCAGGCTCGTCTATCCCGAGGCAGGCCGCAGGGCGGGACTACGCGGCGACGCCGCCGTCATGTTCACCATCCTCCCGGACGGCGCGCTGCGCCTCGGCTCTCTACGAATCGTTTCGAGCAGCGGTGAGGCAAAACTAGATGAGAGCGCGCTTCAGACAATCCGCGCCTCAGCGCCTTTTGATCCCCCACAACGCGAGATCACGTTGAAAATAACCGTCAAATATGGGCCCTAG
- a CDS encoding MotA/TolQ/ExbB proton channel family protein, whose translation MEVHEFGQAVAATFEEYVLRGGLTMALLIPLSIFTLGITIQRLLDLRQSRVTPAGLVEAARSIKSPEEFHAFREGLVYNTCPLAQVLLGYIEAGERGEPVHPDINREPIEDSTDRLYHSLMPLSTAYVVAPLLGVLGTTIAIMGTFKQFAIAGDRDMTALVMAIDQSLVSTMWGLFIAVPAYYCFALLQRRIYRYERDVLPALSREIVRTFAPYIRYGEDELSLEWAGQPQRSPLPEETSACDAS comes from the coding sequence ATGGAAGTCCATGAATTCGGGCAAGCCGTAGCGGCGACCTTCGAGGAATATGTCTTGCGTGGAGGACTCACGATGGCTCTCCTCATTCCGCTGTCCATCTTCACACTCGGCATCACCATCCAGAGGCTTTTGGACCTTCGTCAATCTCGCGTGACCCCCGCCGGTTTGGTCGAGGCCGCCCGCTCGATCAAAAGTCCTGAGGAGTTCCATGCGTTTCGAGAAGGGCTCGTCTACAATACCTGCCCCCTCGCTCAGGTTCTGCTGGGATATATCGAAGCCGGCGAGCGCGGCGAGCCGGTCCATCCCGATATCAATCGCGAGCCGATAGAAGATTCGACGGACCGGCTCTATCACTCCCTCATGCCCCTTTCGACGGCTTATGTCGTCGCGCCGCTCTTGGGCGTGCTGGGAACCACGATCGCCATCATGGGAACCTTCAAACAATTCGCGATCGCCGGAGACCGGGACATGACGGCCCTGGTGATGGCGATCGACCAGTCGCTCGTCTCAACGATGTGGGGATTGTTCATCGCCGTGCCGGCCTATTATTGCTTCGCGCTGCTGCAAAGACGCATCTATCGCTATGAGCGCGACGTGCTCCCGGCGCTGAGCCGCGAGATTGTCCGAACCTTCGCCCCTTACATTCGTTACGGAGAGGACGAGCTTTCCCTCGAATGGGCCGGACAACCGCAGCGCTCGCCGCTGCCCGAGGAGACCAGCGCTTGCGACGCCTCCTGA
- a CDS encoding ExbD/TolR family protein — protein sequence MSPGRQQPDISLNSFLDLVLNILLFFVFATELAVTKSLNVAVPKTEYGEQTSRDNESLLIQVTKDSRYFIGQDEVGPDKLPLRMRERKAANPNLKNVIVRGDLESRLQATVNVLGACKQAGFAKVKIETEKGRADGSP from the coding sequence TTGTCGCCCGGAAGGCAACAGCCGGACATAAGCCTTAACTCTTTCCTCGATCTGGTACTGAATATCCTCCTCTTCTTCGTCTTTGCGACAGAGTTGGCAGTGACGAAATCCTTGAACGTCGCGGTCCCGAAAACGGAATACGGGGAGCAGACGTCGAGGGACAACGAGTCGCTGCTGATCCAAGTCACAAAAGACAGTCGCTACTTCATCGGCCAAGACGAGGTCGGCCCCGATAAACTGCCCTTGCGGATGCGAGAGCGAAAAGCGGCGAACCCGAATCTCAAAAATGTGATCGTCCGCGGCGACCTGGAGAGCCGGCTACAGGCGACGGTGAACGTGCTCGGCGCCTGCAAGCAGGCTGGCTTCGCGAAGGTGAAGATTGAGACGGAGAAGGGTCGTGCAGATGGAAGTCCATGA
- a CDS encoding complex I NDUFA9 subunit family protein: MAMPQAETQKLITVFGGSGFIGRHVVARLAQDGWRIRVACRRPDLAFFLQPLGVPGQIFPVQANLRDPRSLAAALKGASAAVNLVGILAESGKQRFDAIQGKGPGAVAEAVKAAGIDNFVHVSAIGADARATSRYARSKAAGEAAVRSALPDAVILRPSVVFGPGDDFFNRFGAMGRFLPFETVVGGNTKFQPVYVGDVAEAVVCAVSGKARKGATYELGGPEVRSFESLVRYVLAVSDRKRPIVNLSFGMGKFVAAIMQTLDRLSLGLFPKLLRMTTDQVELLKHDNVVSDAAKAEGRTLEGLGIAPTAFESVAPSYLYRFRPTGQYEEQRS, encoded by the coding sequence ATGGCCATGCCGCAGGCGGAGACGCAGAAGCTGATCACGGTTTTCGGGGGCTCGGGGTTCATCGGGCGCCATGTGGTCGCGCGCCTCGCGCAGGACGGCTGGCGGATTCGCGTTGCCTGCCGTCGGCCGGATCTCGCCTTTTTCCTGCAGCCGCTCGGCGTGCCGGGGCAGATTTTCCCGGTCCAGGCGAATCTGCGCGATCCGCGCTCGCTGGCGGCGGCGCTGAAAGGCGCGTCGGCCGCCGTCAATCTCGTGGGCATTTTGGCCGAGAGCGGCAAGCAGCGGTTCGACGCGATTCAGGGAAAGGGCCCGGGCGCGGTCGCCGAAGCGGTCAAGGCGGCGGGCATCGACAATTTCGTTCACGTGTCGGCGATCGGCGCGGACGCGCGCGCGACTTCCCGCTATGCCCGCAGCAAGGCCGCCGGCGAAGCCGCGGTGCGCTCCGCGCTTCCCGACGCCGTGATCCTGCGCCCCTCCGTCGTCTTCGGTCCTGGCGATGATTTCTTCAACCGTTTCGGGGCTATGGGGCGCTTCCTCCCCTTCGAGACGGTCGTCGGCGGAAACACCAAATTCCAGCCGGTCTATGTCGGCGACGTCGCCGAGGCGGTCGTGTGCGCCGTCTCCGGCAAGGCTCGCAAGGGCGCGACCTATGAGCTCGGCGGCCCCGAGGTCAGAAGCTTCGAATCGCTCGTGCGCTACGTGCTGGCGGTCTCCGACCGAAAGCGCCCCATCGTCAATCTTTCCTTCGGCATGGGCAAATTCGTCGCCGCGATCATGCAAACGCTGGACAGACTGTCACTCGGCCTGTTCCCGAAGCTCTTGCGCATGACCACCGATCAGGTCGAGCTGTTGAAGCATGACAACGTCGTGTCTGACGCGGCTAAGGCCGAGGGACGCACGCTGGAAGGATTGGGGATCGCGCCGACGGCCTTCGAAAGCGTCGCGCCGTCCTACCTCTATCGTTTTCGCCCGACGGGCCAGTATGAGGAGCAGCGCAGCTAG
- the hsdR gene encoding EcoAI/FtnUII family type I restriction enzme subunit R, protein METGAEGYVSAWPAPEELWAETFPAQNAWRDRFAAVPFVEKGGDWSLRYYQSNAVNKALERVQEGGRRILLTLATGTGKTTIAFHFAWKLFEAKWNLSGEPDRRPRILFLADRNNLANQAYNDFNSFAAFEERGLVRIKPDEIAKSGKPPKNGAVFFTIFQTFMTGRNENGEPAPYFGEYPKDFFDCIIIDECHRGGAKDESQWRKILEYFEPALQLGLTATPRRTDNIDTYAYFGEPVYVYSLKDGINDGFLTPFKVKQIATTLDDYVYTRDDEVIEGEVEEGRRYREADFNRVIEIEAREEYRVRLFMEAIDQRDKTLVFCATQDHALAVRNLINQMKTNKDPHYCERVTANDGKIGDQHLEAFRDNEKTIPTILTTSQKLSTGVDARNVRNIVLMRPIGSMIEFKQIIGRGTRLYEGKDYFTIHDFVRAYEHFNDPEWDGEPPETEPPRPPRPRPDGCEEGPQDPYEAGGEEEGDRPRKLKIKLADGKERAIQSMVATTFWSADGRPMSATQFVESLFGELPAFFKDEDELRRLWSRPDTRKALLQGLSEKGFGAQQLGQIKDMIDAEKSDIFDVLAYVAFTSSPKTRAERAEASKNRMDGEYDEKLAAFLDFVLAQYVSQGVEELEQEKLAPLILLKYGSVNEAAAMLGGAATIRDAFVGFQRHLYES, encoded by the coding sequence ATGGAGACGGGCGCCGAGGGCTATGTCTCCGCTTGGCCCGCGCCGGAGGAGCTGTGGGCTGAGACCTTTCCCGCACAAAACGCTTGGCGCGACCGCTTCGCCGCCGTGCCCTTTGTCGAGAAGGGCGGCGACTGGAGCCTGCGCTATTATCAATCCAACGCCGTCAATAAGGCGCTGGAGCGCGTGCAGGAAGGCGGGCGGCGCATTCTGCTGACGCTCGCGACCGGCACGGGCAAGACGACCATCGCCTTTCACTTCGCCTGGAAGCTCTTCGAGGCCAAATGGAATCTTTCCGGCGAGCCAGACCGCCGGCCGCGCATCCTCTTCCTCGCCGACCGCAACAATCTCGCCAATCAGGCCTATAACGACTTCAATTCCTTCGCTGCTTTCGAGGAGCGGGGGCTCGTCCGCATCAAGCCGGACGAGATCGCGAAAAGCGGAAAGCCGCCGAAGAACGGCGCCGTCTTCTTCACCATCTTTCAGACTTTCATGACGGGACGCAACGAGAACGGGGAGCCCGCGCCTTATTTCGGCGAATATCCGAAAGACTTTTTCGATTGCATCATCATCGACGAATGCCATCGCGGCGGCGCCAAGGACGAAAGCCAATGGCGAAAGATTCTCGAATATTTTGAGCCCGCCTTGCAGCTTGGCCTGACGGCGACGCCAAGGCGCACAGACAATATCGACACCTACGCCTATTTCGGCGAACCGGTTTACGTCTATTCGCTGAAAGATGGGATCAATGACGGTTTCCTGACGCCGTTCAAGGTCAAGCAGATCGCGACGACGCTCGACGACTATGTCTATACGCGCGACGATGAGGTCATCGAGGGCGAGGTCGAGGAAGGTCGGCGCTATCGCGAGGCAGATTTTAACCGCGTCATTGAGATTGAGGCGCGCGAGGAATACCGCGTGCGGCTCTTCATGGAGGCGATCGACCAAAGGGATAAGACCCTGGTCTTTTGCGCGACGCAGGACCACGCGCTCGCCGTTCGCAACCTCATCAACCAAATGAAAACGAACAAGGACCCGCATTATTGCGAGCGCGTCACCGCGAATGACGGGAAGATCGGCGACCAGCATTTGGAAGCCTTTCGCGACAATGAGAAGACCATCCCGACGATTCTCACGACCTCGCAGAAGCTCTCGACGGGCGTCGATGCGCGCAACGTCCGCAACATCGTCTTGATGCGGCCCATTGGCTCAATGATCGAATTCAAGCAGATCATCGGGCGCGGGACGCGGCTCTATGAGGGCAAGGACTATTTCACGATCCACGACTTCGTTCGGGCCTATGAACACTTCAACGACCCGGAATGGGACGGCGAGCCGCCGGAAACGGAACCGCCGCGGCCTCCCCGCCCGCGACCTGACGGCTGCGAAGAGGGGCCGCAGGATCCTTACGAAGCCGGAGGCGAAGAGGAAGGCGACCGACCGCGAAAGCTGAAAATCAAGCTCGCCGACGGCAAAGAGCGCGCCATTCAATCCATGGTGGCGACGACCTTCTGGAGCGCCGACGGTCGCCCTATGTCGGCGACGCAATTCGTCGAAAGCCTCTTTGGCGAGCTTCCGGCATTCTTCAAGGACGAGGACGAGCTGAGGCGCCTCTGGAGCCGCCCCGACACGCGCAAGGCGCTCTTGCAGGGACTTTCCGAAAAGGGCTTCGGCGCGCAGCAGCTCGGTCAGATCAAGGACATGATCGACGCCGAGAAAAGCGACATTTTCGACGTGCTGGCCTATGTCGCCTTCACCAGCTCGCCCAAGACGCGGGCGGAGCGGGCCGAGGCGAGCAAGAACCGAATGGACGGAGAATATGACGAGAAGCTCGCCGCCTTCCTCGACTTCGTGCTGGCGCAATATGTGAGCCAGGGCGTCGAGGAGCTGGAGCAGGAGAAGCTCGCACCGCTGATCCTCCTCAAATATGGTTCAGTCAATGAAGCCGCCGCCATGCTTGGCGGCGCGGCGACGATCCGAGACGCCTTCGTCGGCTTTCAGCGGCATCTGTACGAGAGCTGA